From one Triticum aestivum cultivar Chinese Spring chromosome 4B, IWGSC CS RefSeq v2.1, whole genome shotgun sequence genomic stretch:
- the LOC123095016 gene encoding U-box domain-containing protein 21-like: MALLARRARRAATKAAAPVAVELSIPAHFRCPISLDLMRDPVTAPTGITYDRESIEAWLDTGRAAVCPVTHAPLRRDDLVPNHAIRRVIQDWCVANRSRGVERIPTPKIPVTLVQASELLFEVAESARARDGGAAARCAAAVARVRALARESERNRRCFASIGTGRVLAAALESLAVGGGEPAGGVLEDILAALVRMAPLDEEAARILGSPHSLGSLVAIAENGSLAGRLNAVMAIKEVVSTCGGACTNLDGKADEIVDALVKIIKAPICPQATKAAMVAAYHLARSDERVASRVAETGLVPVLVESLVDADKSVAEKALALLDAVLASEEGRESARMHALTVPILVKKMFRVSDMATELAVSAMWRLGKNAGGDEGAATKCLVEALRVGAFQKLLLLLQVGCRDATKEKTTELLRMLNKHKGAGECVDAMDFRGLNKLS, encoded by the coding sequence ATGGCGCTGCTGGCACGGAGGGCGAGGAGAGCGGCGACCAaggcggcggcgccggtggcggTGGAGCTGTCCATCCCGGCGCACTTCCGGTGCCCGATCTCGCTGGACCTGATGCGTGACCCGGTCACGGCGCCCACGGGGATCACCTACGACAGGGAGAGCATCGAGGCGTGGCTGGACACCGGCCGCGCCGCCGTGTGCCCCGTCACCCACGCCCCGCTCCGCCGCGACGACCTCGTCCCCAACCATGCCATCCGCCGCGTCATCCAGGACTGGTGCGTCGCCAACCGCTCCCGCGGCGTCGAGCGGATCCCCACGCCCAAGATCCCCGTCACCCTCGTCCAGGCCTCCGAGCTCCTCTTCGAGGTCGCCGAGTCCGCGCGCGCCCGCGACGGCGGCGCGGCTGCTCGGTGCGCTGCCGCAGTCGCCAGGGTCAGGGCCCTCGCCCGGGAGAGCGAGAGGAACCGGCGCTGCTTCGCGTCCATCGGCACTGGCCGCGTGCTCGCCGCGGCGCTCGAGTCGCTCGCGGTGGGCGGCGGCGAGCCAGCCGGGGGTGTTCTTGAGGACATCCTCGCGGCATTGGTCCGCATGGCGCCGTTGGACGAGGAGGCCGCCAGGATCTTGGGATCGCCGCACTCGCTGGGCTCGTTGGTCGCGATCGCCGAGAATGGAAGCTTGGCGGGAAGGCTCAACGCCGTGATGGCGATCAAGGAGGTCGTGTCCACGTGTGGCGGAGCCTGCACGAATTTGGACGGGAAGGCCGACGAGATCGTGGACGCGCTGGTCAAGATCATCAAGGCCCCCATCTGTCCGCAGGCCACCAAGGCCGCCATGGTCGCCGCCTACCATCTGGCGCGCTCCGACGAGCGCGTCGCGTCACGCGTAGCGGAAACCGGTCTCGTCCCGGTGCTCGTCGAGTCCCTCGTCGACGCCGACAAGAGCGTGGCGGAGAAGGCGCTGGCGTTGCTCGACGCCGTGCTCGCGTCGGAGGAAGGCCGCGAGAGCGCGCGCATGCACGCGCTCACCGTGCCCATCCTCGTCAAGAAGATGTTCCGCGTGTCCGACATGGCCACCGAGCTCGCCGTCTCGGCGATGTGGAGGCTCGGCAAGAACGCGGGGGGCGACGAGGGCGCAGCGACGAAATGCCTGGTCGAGGCGCTGCGGGTCGGAGCATTCCAGAAGCTGCTGCTTCTCTTGCAGGTTGGCTGCAGGGACGCGACCAAGGAgaagaccaccgagctgctcaggATGCTCAACAAGCACAAGGGCGCAGGGGAATGCGTCGACGCCATGGACTTCAGAGGGCTCAATAAGCTGTCCTGA